TTGTTCATAGCCTACTGTATTATCTTCGATAAATCTTGTATCAAATGTACCACGCATATCCTCTCTATATGAATCCATCATTCCATAATCAAAATTGCGTCTCTGCATATGTCCGCGACCCATGTGTCCTTGTCCCATATATCCACGACTCATATATCCACTGCCCATATGCCCACCTTGACTATGCATGCCATATTTTAGATTCCACATCATATTGGGACCATATTCCGGGAAGATTTCTTTTGTGTATGGATTAACTAATAATTCCATAGCCCCTCGATGTGTGTCTTGTTCCACAATTGAAAAATAATATTCACTATCTGAAAAAACGAAGATATCACTAATTTCCAATGCCTCTTCATACCTACCAATATAGTCCTTCACTTCTTTGGTTAATTCATCAATCGAATAAGGCTCTGTGACATCGGCTTGATTCCATATAGTACTATACGTCGTCGGCGTTTCATCTATATTTTGACTATACATATATCCGCCAATACCCAATCCAATGAAAACTAGTCCTAAGACAATGATTGTAAGATGCATTTTCTTCATTATAATTACTTCCTTTCAATCACATTTTTTCGCTTTAGATATTCTTCTTCTGATATATCCCCATTAACATACATGCGTTTTAACGTTTCAATGGCATCTTCATTATTGCTTGCTTTTTTTCGTCCCATCAAAATCAATGCAACAATGATGAGAACAACACCAATAATAATAAAGTATTGCCAAATGCCAAAATAGCCGCCTCCACCAAACATGCAGCCTCCATTATTAAACCAATTATATCCATGCATCATATAAATCACCTTTCCTTTTACATTTTCTATATTCTACTTAATTGTTTCTTTCATTTGAAGATATGTTTTCTCATCAATTTCGCCTTTTACAAAGCGTTCTTTTAATTGCTCCTGCGCACTTTTATGTTGATTGAATGTGATTTTTCCATTTTCTTGATTGAAAAACAGATAATAAATTAATATTGCCAATCCAATCCAAAAGATAATCATCATCATTTCGCCTCCTTAATCTTTTCTATATATACAGTATGCAACACAATTATGACACAATTATGACTGTATAAGCGCATCTTACTACTGTAGACTTATCGTTCAAAG
This sequence is a window from Vallitaleaceae bacterium 9-2. Protein-coding genes within it:
- a CDS encoding SHOCT domain-containing protein, which gives rise to MMHGYNWFNNGGCMFGGGGYFGIWQYFIIIGVVLIIVALILMGRKKASNNEDAIETLKRMYVNGDISEEEYLKRKNVIERK